TGTCTGGTCGCAGGTCGAAGTGGTGGAACAACTCTCTCATGCTGGTCCTGTTGGGGTCCATGTCCTGGTGGGTCTGCAGGTCGCCCTCCTCAAAGTTGAGGATGAACGGGAGCAGCTTCCTGAACCTGTGCTTGTCAAACAGCCCCATCAGATCTGTAACACACACCATGTTACATCCACAGCATGAGACTTTGAATGACACTATGTATTTAAAATCAACATAATAAATTTGAGTTTACTTTGACTGCTATGTGGGAATCTGTTGATGAATCTGAAACAAAGGATTTGAAAGTTACAAATATTGGTTGTGTTACCTGAAATGTGTTACCTGAAGCTAAGGCCTCTGCCTCGGTTGAAGGGACTTTGTGGACTTTACCAGCCCTGTACACATAGCTTCCCTCCAACACCTTACAGTCCCGATGCCGAGTTACATAGGTGTACACCAGCATTTTAACCAGCTGACctgaacaaacacacaaacacaggataACACTACAAGAATGACCCTGACTcacagttaacctcttggggctaggtgggacgctagcgtgccacccgtggtgcactccatcaacagcaggtgcatttcaagagcggcaaatttgaatccaaataaatgtcaaaattcaaatttttcaaaaatacaactattttacaccatttgaaagataaacatctccttaatctaaccacgttttacgatttcaaaaaggttttacggagaaagcataaatttagagtatgttaggacagtacatttacaagagttgtgtgtaatgttttgtcaagtcaaagacagggtcaccaaaaccataaaaccagctaaaatgatgcactaaccttttacaatctccatcagatgacactcctaggacattatgttagacaatgcatgcatttttagttctatcaagttcatatttatatccaaaaacagcgttttactatggcattgatgttgaggaaatcgtttccctccaataaccggcagtcaagtcagcgtcacaaattaaataattaaaattagaaaacattggtaaaatattatattgtcatttaaagaattatagatttacatctcttgaacgcaatcaacttgccagatttaaaaataaccttactgggaaatcacactttgcaataatctgagcactgcgcccagaaaaatacgcgttgcgatacagactagacgtcatgttggggagatctaaaatcgaaaatactatgtaaataatccattacctttgattctcttcatcagatgtcacttccaggtatcacaggtccataacgaatgtagttttgttcaaaaaagctcatcatttatgtccaaaaatctccgtctcgttagcacatgatgtaagccagccggacttctcgtcatgaacgaggggaaaaaatatatttccgctcgttcaaacatgtcaaacgttgtatagcataaatcattagggccttttttaaccagaacatgaataatattcaaggtggacgaatgcatactcttttataacgtattggaacgagggtacccaacatgaactcgcgccaggtgtctaatgggacatcatcgttccatggctcttgttcggtcagatctccctccagaagactcaaaacactttgtaaaggctggtgacatctagtggaagcaataggaagtgccaaaatattcctaaacccctgtgtttttcaatgggataggtttaaagtcaatacaacacatcaggtatccacttcctgtcagaaaatgtctcagggttttgcctgccaaatgagttctgttatactcacagacaccattcaaacagttttggaaactttagagtgttttctatccatatataataagtatatgcatattctagttactgggtaggattagtaaccagattaaatcgggtacattttttttatccagacgtgcaaatgctgccccctagacccaacaggttaagtttgTTCTgaggtgtctgtcctatatctgagagttataagaaagatcaggaaacttttttgttgttgtgtttttggAATTGAAGCccttattttaggcactaaactatctccatacttccatacatttttttaattggtACCCGGCTACCTTCAGATTAGTTTTGTGATTCTTGTGCTCGTAGAGCAAAACAACTGACGCGTACATTacagactcacctttccatattAGTGTGTAGGCCAAACTGtttggatgctacagacagaagttggcagatcggctgtactgTCCCGTgatgcttgtgggggtcgtagagcaaaacgtgAGTCTCCATCTttccataatagtttgtaggctgttcggatgctacagacgttttcatgagaagaccgattttgggggatgtctcatggtctgacaaacaccactctagctgtgccacctttcactgcagataCGGAAGGGCGACATAgacggatgcagtggattgagaaatagcccatgcaaaaaaataaATCTCTATTTTAAATTGATGTATTTCGATGGGTATTTTGTATTATGATAATTAGAAGTGAAACACTAAGTCAGTGAATTTAGTGGAAACCTGCTCATTTGTAACAAGCATTCATTGTTACACTGCTGTATTGTGGGGCTTGCACAGTAAGGGCCCCATCTTAGATATTCAACATATTTCTTCTTATTCTTTAGCACTCTACTCCTCCTACACCGTTTAAGCTAGATGGAATATcgtctacttctctgctattcaTATCTGGTCGCGGAATCAAAATATTCACTAGGGATCTTACGGTACAGCTGTTTTAGTAAATGCATTACCACATCTTCTTCCAACTTTTCCCCAAAAAACTGAAGTTTTCACCACTAACGCAACAAGTTAGAGAAAAATGTTACAAGGTATGAAATCTTCCCCTACTTCTCTGCTTGTCAAATCCGAAATCGGATAAGAAATCGTGTGTACCAATCTGTAACTAGAGCTGTTTTAGTAACTAATCGCCTGCTCTCTTTCTAGCTACTGTAAATCATGTCAGAAGCCAGCAGATTAATTATTTTCCAGACAACTGCCGTTTGGACCACTAACCCAACAAGTTAGAAAAAAATATTGCTAGGATattcacagacacagagagcaaacattaTGAGAGTGAAGAGAATAACCACAATTacagaccacaacaacacaaataTTGACCATTCAACAACTGAACCATAACTAGACTAGATCCACACAACTACGGACCAAAacaactgaccacaaccacacaacaactgACCACGAAAACAAAACTGCTTACCATatctagtgaccacaaccacacaacttctgaccacaaccacacaaattctgaccacacaactactgatcactcatctgaccacaaccacacaactactgaccacaaccacacatctactgaccacaaccacacatctagtgaccacaaccacacatctactgaccacaaccacacatctagtgaccacaaccacacatctactgaccacaaccacacatctagtgaccacaaccacacaactactgaccacaaccacacatctactgaccacaaccacacaactactgatcacaaccacacatctagtgaccacaaccacacaactagtgaccacaaccacacatctactgaccacaaccacacatctagtgaccacaaccacacaactactgatcacaaccacacatctagtgaccacaaccacacaactactgaccacaaccacacatctagtgaccacaaccacacaactactgatcacaaccacacatctagtgaccacaaccacacaactactgaccacaaccacacatctagtgaccacaactgaccacaaccacacaactactgatcacaaccacacatctagtgaccacaaccacacaactactgaccacaaccacacatctagtgaccacaaccacacaactactgaccacaaccacacatctagtgaccacaaccacacaactactgatcacaaccacacatctagtgaccacaaccacacaaccacacaactactgaccacaaccacacatctagtgaccacaaccacacaactactgaccacaaccacacatctagtgaccacaaccacacaactactgatcacaaccacacatctagtgaccacaaccacacaactactgaccacaaccacacatctagtgaccacaaccacacaactactgatcacaaccacacatctagtgaccacaaccacacatctagtgaccacaaccacacatctagtgaccacaaccacacaactactgaccacaaccacacatctagtgaccacaactgaccacaaccacacaactactgatcacaaccacacatctagtgaccacaaccacacaactactgaccacaaccacacatctagtgaccacaaccacacatctactgaccacaaccacacaactactgaccacaaccacacatctagtgaccacaaccacacatctagtgaccacaaccacacaactactgaccacaaccacacatctagtgaccacaaccacacatctagtgaccacaaccacacatctagtgaccacaaccacacaactactgaccacaaccacacatctagtgaccacaaccacacaactactgaccacaaccacacatctagtgaccacaaccacacaactactgaccacaaccacacatctagtgaccacaaccacacaactactgaccacaaccacacaactactgaccacaaccacacatctagtgaccacaaccacacaactactgatcacaaccacacatctagtgaccacaaccacacatctagtgaccacaaccacacaactgctaaccacatctagtgaccacaaccacacaactgctgaccacatctagtgacaacaaaaacacaactacagaccacaaccacataactactgaccatTGATTTGAATTTAAAATAACAATTACAAGCAGTTACATATTATTACAATGTAACTATGAGTTGTCACAGTTAACTACAACACTTCTtagtgtaattacactgtaataaggacCCCTTACAATGAAGAGTTACCATCATGTCTTTTGTTAATTTATCCACAGTGGATTGGGTCCCTATTCTGACAGCCGGTCAGCTCGGGGGGTAAGCTCTTCGTCCTGTGTGTCTTCCTGCTCACCATCACCTCTGGCTGGATCTTCAATCGCTCCCTGGTGGCTGTGGGGCTGATTGCAATGGCTGTGAtagtagatcagcactcctactcagagaTACTTCAAAAATACagcctgtcatgacgttgcccgccctctttgggtacagcgagcactattccccctccctctgcaccatccccctctctctgtctctcctacacccaggctgctgcgacctcaggtcgtaaattcctggaggagaatcctgcctcatggccagacagtatagagagagtgagttttcatagagagaacaaaggaatttcttccacctcacagaacttgagGTCCGAACAAAATTCATGTTCTGAAGaatgtataaaagatcggtgaaatAACGAGCTACGAACTGGtacgtttggtacaattttgtgaaactcatgagacaataccgccacattaccataatccTGTTTATACAACAGTCTCAGTTGAGGCTTACATCTAGTTGTTGtacaaaatgaatgagtaaagatgaaactatttgtgaaatgatgtgatgctatgtaatgatgttaatgtgagagaattgtatttctgtttaaagtttcactaagtcattggcatgcccccagggacacagacgggacctggcgtcatgagacagcccttTTCGATgtcccgaataaaacccccacctgggtTTTCTATCAGCAGACCGAgtttacctcaattacgagagggCTAAGGGTTGAGACGAGATCAGTACCTCTATCACAGAGGGAAATAAGGCTTGAGTAGATTGCTGAATCTTTTAACCatcccacgtggttaaactcttagactatcgatacgacagaataagaacaagtctttgatattaattactagactgcgaagaccgacaaccgccgaaacatctattctataacgacatgaatgaatgtcactctgaactatccattataaccaagacagagcgagagagggcagacaaactctccaacagaaacaaacttttcaacagagatcccgacgacacactgagcgtaaatatatattgattgcaattattaccaaatgagtgagcgttcatgtgcaaaggattagcatttcaattgttataattatcaactctgtagtgtcttctcagctgacccccactccccttttgtctaataagccgccatgccggtttagcccactagggcacttccccctatcatttctttgtaaccatatctactttgtTTGTGTGATGCATTTCTGTGAGtacttagtaaataaatgattttaagacaattgatgtatggatgactcatagtgaagacttggctcgtgcagataaccaacaatttacgacgtttggaatgagactgacgtgaggtaaagaataattcattaatcagaagactaagtGATCAGATAGAAAAATAtatgaaagttatattaggaaaattataactttgtaatctgaatattttcctgggttccccgacttcctagttaattacagttacaagattaagtagtttaatcacgtaataataattacagagaatttttGATAAAGAttaatcttcagtttaatgatgccaaagacacgacaagccCCAGCTCTCCAGTTCTTGCATGATAATCATGTGAGATCCATTATCTTGTCACCTCATTTTACCAAACACTCCTAGTAAACTGTACCATAGCCTAATGACAGACCCCTCAGGAATGTAAATATAGTGAAAATGGGCATAATGTGAGGCGAGGTACGATCCAACGATGTAAAAAGTAAAGCACACAATACATTACAAAAAGCTATATTTGCACGTTGAAACAATAGTGTTGATTAAGTCCAGCAATCACACCAAAGACCTAGAATCTAAGACCTACTTGTCTTGAGTGCTGGGAACTCGGTACGGAGAGATTATGGAAGCAGAACTCATTTTTGTTCTTTGCAATGGCAAATTATCTTTTACAAATAATTTAAAACAAATATTTACCATATGTATTTTGCTTATATCTGTATCAACATCTGCCATCATCCAGTTCCCATTAACTGTCTCAAGAATCTTAAAGTTAGTCATTACACACAGATATAACATTTCCATGTGTGTTAAACTAATTGTTCAAAAATTGTCCATGTGGGTTTTTATGAATAGATGCACATGGGGTTTTATATGAAGCACATTTATTTCAACAATTTTATGCCTGTGCATAAATCAAAAATTACAAAAGAATCATAAAGACTATGGGTCACAGTGTATAGGTACCCCTCCCTGATTGGCTGTGGAAATGTTCCTCAGTTCAGTGGGCAGGGCTCAAGCACTTAATTGGCAGGTATGACACAACAATAGATcccctggggtgtattcactaggaaccaaacagatcaaaaacggggagggacctacctgaatttgtccattaGAAATTAAgtttccattgcaaaacgttttggacTCATGATTACACCTCTGGCTGACTACATCAGTTACATGGCCATACAGGTTCACAAGGGAAATGTTGATATGGCAGATTCACTCATGTACAAGTACAAAAAAAGCATTTCCATAACCCCATCATCAACATTGAATACTGACAAAACCATGACTATTTAACTTGTTTTGCTTTAAGACAGAAAATTAAAAGCATTACACCTTTAGTAAAAACTGGTGAGCACAGTCTTTTTTGGAGCGAAGGGGGGAATAGACCAAGTTTCTTATCATCTATCGTTCCCCTTGTACCCAGTGGGAGGCCGTGTCCCTCACGCCTTCCCTCCTTTTACAGTAGGAGGCATTTATGTCTCTGCTTCCCCCGCCGGGCCTGTAGCGCCGCCCTCGTGGCCATCTCAAACACTTCCCTCACCCCATCCTTGCTCTTTGCAGAGCACTCCATGTAGCCGAAGGCACTGATCCGGTTCGCCATGTCACGCCCCTCCTCTGGCTTCACAGGCTCctgagagggtggggggggtcagaatGTGGAGTCAGGAAAGCCACATATTGATCTTCtgagaattgtgtgtgtgtgagagagagactgactgtacCTGCTTCATCTTGGCTAGCTCTCTGCGGGTGTGCTCGTCGTTACGCAGGTCCTTTTTGTTGCCCACTAGGATAATGGGAACGTTAGGGCAGAAGTGTTTGACTTCTGGAGTCCACTTCTCCGGGATGTTTTCTAAACAAGGGGGAAGGGCAGAAGTCAAGGCCAGTAGGAGTTAGCGAGAGCAAACTTCTTCAGCATACTAATCAAGGCTGTCCAGTAGGGCTGAGCGATATGCCGATATATATCGTGTGATGATAGAGCATAATATGAAACGAGACGTTtttctattgtttatttcattgTCGCAAATCACACTCTTTACAGCAATATTTTTCGTCAATTGGACGACGCTTTGCGTTCGGAAAtttgcaacacaaacaaacatggaagAGCGTGAACGTGGCACAGAGCACGGAGACACGGAACTCGTACCTAAAAGAGGGGCAACTTAGGTCACATGGatgtggtttgggtatgaaaagtCTGACAGACCAGACAACCGTACTCTGCAAAATATGGCGCAGGCCGGTCTCGACAACAGGCTCAAACACCACTAACCTCTTTTACCACCTATGCAAGAATCATGTGAAACAGTACGGAGAGAGTCTACGGATGAGACCCAAAAAGGTAACAAAACAAACCCCCGACTCAGATGTTACAAGAGGCTTTTGCCCGCGTTACACCATATGGCAAAGAATCACGAAGATGGAAGGAGAACAGCTGCCTTTACAACTAACATCTACAAAGACATGGCCCCAATTTACACGGTCGAGAAACGGGGGTTTCGTGGGTTggtgctagaggtcgaccgattaatcggaatggccgattaattggggccgatttcaagttttcataacaatcggtaatcggtatttttggacaccgattttccGATTTTGTAAAAGACTTTatacatctttatttaactaggcgagtcagttaagaacacattcttattttcaatgacggcctaggaacggtgggttaactgccttattcagggtcagaacgacagatttttaccttgtcagctcgggaattcgtttttgcaaccttccggttactagtccaacgctctaaccacctgctttacattgcactccccgaggagcctgcatggcaggctgactacctgttacgcgagggcagcaagaagccaaggtaaattgctagctagcattaaacttatcttataaaaaactatcaatcttaacataatcactagttaactacacatggctgatgatattactagtttatctagcgtgtcctgcgttgcatataatcaatgcggtgcctgttaatttctcattgaatcacagcctacttccgacaaacgggtgatgatttaacaagcgcatttgcgaaaaaagcactgtcgctgcaccaatgtacctaaccataaacatcaatgcctttctttaaaatcaatacacaagtatatatttttaaacctgcatatctagttaatattgcctgctaacatgaatttcttataactagggaaattgtgtcacttctcctgCGTACCacgcaagcagtcagggtatatgcagcagtttgggccgcctggctcattgcgaactgtgtgaagtccatttattcctaacaaaggccgtaattaattatgacataacattgaaggttgtacaatgtaacagcaatatttagacttagggatgccatccgttagataaaatacggaacggttccatatttcactgaaagaataaacgttttgttttcgataTTATggtttccggattcaaccattttaatgaccaaaggctcgtatttctgtgtgttattatgttataattaagtctatgatttgatagagcagtctgactgagtgatggtaggcaccagcaggctcgtaagcattcattcaaacagcaccttcgtgcgtttgccagcagctcttcgctgtgcttcaagcattgtgccgtttatgacttcaagcctatcaactctgagacttggagtagttgttccccttgctctgcatgggtaacgctgcttcgagggtggctgttgtcgatgtgttcctggttcgagcccaggtaggagcgaggagagggacggaa
The sequence above is drawn from the Salmo salar chromosome ssa22, Ssal_v3.1, whole genome shotgun sequence genome and encodes:
- the LOC106583462 gene encoding transforming protein RhoA: MAAIRKKLVIVGDGACGKTCLLIVFSKDQFPEVYVPTVFENYVADIEVDSKQVELALWDTAGQEDYDRLRPLSYPDTDVILMCFSIDSPDSLENIPEKWTPEVKHFCPNVPIILVGNKKDLRNDEHTRRELAKMKQEPVKPEEGRDMANRISAFGYMECSAKSKDGVREVFEMATRAALQARRGKQRHKCLLL